The segment CACTGCTATACATGGAGACATTGTATGAAAAAGAGCACAGGGAGAGACAGATCTCTGATCAGGAAAATGAAATCAAAATGCTTGCAACATCTAATTTGTTTAAAACCCGATTGAGTTGGTCTATCGGAATCGGTCTGTTGATGTTTTTTGCAGGGATCTATTTTTATCGATCTTCTAGATTTGCCATTCAAGCGAAAGAGTTGGAAACCATCTATTCGCGCCAACTGCTAGTCGCTCATGAGGATGAGAGAAGAAGAATTTCTCAAGATCTACATGATTCTGTCGGCCAGAGTCTTATGTTGATCAAAAACAAGGTGGCCTTGAATCAAGATGAAAATACGGAAAACATGGTGGCCAGGGCTCTGGAGGAGGTTAGATCGATCTCAAAGGCACTGCACCCTGCCGTATTAGAGAACTTGGGTCTCACCGCTGGGATACAAAAACTGGTAAAGGATGCTGATGAGTATTCAGATATATTCTTTTCTGAGGAGATAGATGCCATAGATGGTTTTTTTGATAAGCCAAAGGAATTGCAGATCTATAGGATTATTCAGGAGTGTTTGAATAATATACTGAAGCATTCGATGGCAGAATCCGCCGCTGTAATGGTCAAAGACGAACTAGCTCGTGTAGTGATTCAGATAAAGGATTATGGAATAGGTTTTGATTTGATAGAGAATGCGGGTGTCATTACTAGTTTGGGAATGAAGACACTCAAGGAAAGGACACAACTTCTAGGAGGGAAATTGATGGTGGAGTCGGTGAAAGGCAAAGGGACAACCATCACGCTGCATGTTGCAAAACAGAAAGACAATGCTTGATTCAAGAGTCGCATGAATAGCGGTCGCAGATAATCATGACTTGTTGTTGCATGGGAAGATAGAGAAAAGATGGGCAGAAACTGGCCATCAAGGAGTCTGTTTCTGTAAAAGCGGTAATTATGCTTTGGAATGAATAGGCAGTGTCAAAGTGAAGGTAGTACCAATCTCTGGTACACTGTCTACATGTATACTTCCTCCATTACCTTCTACTTGACTTTTGACCAAATACAAACCTATCCCAGAACCTCTGGCGCTTTCTTTTTCATGTAATCTCTCAAATACCTGAAACAGCTTTTCGCCATGAACTTCCAGATTGATTCCTATCCCATTGTCAATGAATACAATTTTAATATTGTCTTTCACCATCTCACTTCTAATATTAATGAGTGGAGTTCGGTCTTTGTGGCTATACTTGATAGCATTGGTGATCAGGTTTTTGAATATACTATCTAAATCGTACTTAGAGATGTAGATATGTCTGGATGCAGAAAAGTCATAAGAAAGAGTGGTTTGAGACTCTTCTATTTCTATTTTCAATTCTTCTTCTAGACCTTTTAAAGTTTTATGAAGGTCACAATTGCTTTTTTCTCTGATGCCAGATTTTTCTTGACGCAGTAGTTCTGAAAAATCTTGAAAAGTTTCTACCCAGCTATTAGTAGCTTGGTACAATCTCTCAATGAAGTCCTTTTTTTCTAATTCGGTAAAGTCATCTCTTTTTAGCAAATGGATGAGGCCTTTGATGTTTGTAGCAGGACCTTTTAGATCATGTGTTATTTTGTAAGTGAAATTGTCAAGAGAATGGTTGATTTTCAATAAGTGATTATTGATGTTGTTTTTTTTCTGATGAGATTGCCCAAGTTTATAACCCGCAAATCCTAACACCAAAGGAGCAGTATCCACCACATAGTGGATTACATTGATGTGATGAATATAGATGAAACCTTCCCAATTCATAGGGATGTGGTTCAACAGGCAGTCAAGAATCAAAGCAAATATGGGAAAGATCAAACCAAATATGACACCTGCTAAAGTGAATTTGATGACTGTCCCGAGTCTGTTTAAGTAATTCAAATCGGAGTGTTGTTTAATCATCGAACGATAACTAGCAGGTAGTAATCATTCAACTCATCAAAAACGCTACCATTACATGTATTATTACTTGGATATAAAAATATTCATTGCAAGTAAAAGGACTTCTCCACAACGAGAAGTTCTTTTACTTTTAGTCTTGAGAACAGCTATTCAATTTTGGTGGATGCAGTTATGTCTTTCACATCACTGATGTCAAAAACAGGCATTTCTGTTAGTTTGACATAGTTGGCATAGAGTTCTTTGAAGTAGATTTCAGTGAATTTATCTTGATCAACAAAGTCAGGCCCTATTTTCGGAAAGGCGGTTAGTATTTTTTCATTAGAAACATTGAGTAGGACTCGCAGGATTTTTAGAAAGTTGATCTCTTCTTGGGTGATTTTGTCATCTGCTTGTACGGTTCTAATAGCTGCATCTATCAATTGCAACTCCTGATCGTCAGTCATGCTGACACGTTTCACCCTTTTAAAATAGTCGTCAAAGAAGTCAATGCCTCTTCGGTTTACATGGTCAATTAACTCTGCGAGTTCATCTTCAATATTCAGCGATCCGAAGAAGTGCTTTTCGCTAGCTTTCTGTCTTATGAAATCCAATTCATCTTGAGCAATGTGCGTATCACATATCATAAAGGCAAAGACAGTTCTAAGGAGTAATCTTTGGTATTCGGTAGGGAGTGCTTGATCGGTCATACTATTGGTTATTAATGTGCCTTTAATTTACTAAATGTTGGGTACTAATTGATCTCAGCCAATGATAATTTGCTGATGGAGCTTGGTTTTTGAGTGGTTGGATGCTGACGTCCACCTGTGAGTTCTTGTACTCTCTCAGACAAGTAGTAGTCCAATTCTCTTAGGTGGACTACTCCATCTGGTTTGATATCGGCTTTACCGTCGTTTATACCTTCCAAGATAGATAGAGTGAAAGCGCCGTGTCCCCAATCTGGGTGCTCTAGAGAGTACTCATAGCCAGTGGCGGCAGCCATGATCACCACACCGTACTCTTTACCTGCTAGCTGTCTTACAGCTTCTGTGTTACTTAATTTCTTTTGGCCAATATTGTTACCGAGTTGTCCACTGTGGCAGGTGTCTATGAATAATACCACTTTGGCGGACATATTTCCGACTAAATCGGAAAAGTCTCTCCAATCGATACAGGATATGCGAGGATTGTTGGCATCCCCATCATGTGGTATGATGTAAAAGTTGTCGTCGACATTCATGCCGTGAGAAGCGATGAAAATGATTACAAAGTCGTCTACAGTGGTGTAAGTCTCTAGGCGTTGAAAGGTATTCAATATCTTGGCTCTGGTGGCATCCTTGTTGGTGAGTTTGATGCTTGTGACCGAATTATACATTTTTCCTTTTTGAGCTTTGAACATTTCGTCTATCGCATTGGCATCATCATCTGCATACCTGAGGTCATAGCTAGCATTAGCAAATTCGGAAACACCGATAGATACCATGTAGAGATTGCTTTTTGTTATTTTTTTATTGATTGGATCCAATGTGACTTTGCTTCTTTCTGTACTTGCTGTTGTTTGTACAGATTTGGATTGGATCGTTTCGTTTTTGAAAGTAACAGCCATCTCTGTGGAAACGATTTTGGAGGTTTTGTCTGCTGCAAAGACACTGAAAGCATATTCTCCATTGCTTCCCTCTGGCATTTTCACTTCCAAGGATACCTTTTCTGCCTGTCCATTTCCTGAAATTTTTAATTCTGATTTGGAAATGATAGGTCGACCATTGACCAATAGTTTGATTTGTGTGACGGGGTCTTGTGATGTTATCTGGAAGTTGATGGTTGCCTCTACGCCATTTACTACAGTCCCTGGTTTAGTCAACCATGCGATTGTCGGAGGAGTGATTTTTTCTTCAGGTTTGGCATTCAACGACAGAGCTTCAGCTACTTTTTCATAGGATTTGAGACGAAGCGTTTCTTTGATTACATCTGGTCTGTGATAAAACTTGCTGAATGCAGAGACATCATGGAATTCGGCGAGTTTGTTACGCCCTTTGTTGATATGCCAGCCGATGTATTTTTCACCACCCGCAGATGCTTCGTAGAATCCTTGTGGAGTCCATATCACCCATTCATTATCTACTGAGATAAATAGGGTGAATAGGTTTTCTCCTGTTACATTGTTCCATATTTTGATGGTTTGGTCATTGCTTCCAGATACAACAAGTCCCTGCTGTGCAAAATCTGATACTGCCCAAACTTCTCCTTCGTGACCCATGTAGTTACCCAGTTTTTCGCCAGAGAGGGTGTATTTGCTGAGTGTATAAGATGAACCGATCACCACAGCTTGACCATCGTTGATGAAGGAGTAAGATCTGACAGTTCCGTCCTTCAATTCATCTGTGGCAATGATATTCTCTCCGAATTTTATTGAATTGGAGGATTCTTTGGAGAGATATAGGCCTTTGTATTGTATGGTGGCAGTATGGAAATTATCTACCGATTCTATGCTTCTCATTAGCAGAAGTTGGTTGAGATCGAAAGCTTTTTCCAAGACCACATCGTCCAAATTTCCTGTTGGATTACTTTGACTGAAACCAATGGTTTTCAATTTTTCATCCACACCTACTCCGAAGACACTCTTTCCTGAGCCCACTAGGTTTCTAACTAGTTTCCCACTTTTTGCCTCCCAAATGAGAATGTTTTTGTCGTCTCCTCCCGCAGAAGCGATATAGATGCCTGTTGCTTCATCAAAGCTTTCAAAGGGAGCGGTTGTGATTGAGCTTACTGCATTGGTATGGTAGTCGAATCTTGAAATAATGGATTCATCACTCAGTTTGAATACTATACCTACACGACCCATGGCAGTGAGGTATTGATTGTCTGGAGAGATCTCTAATACATTGATGGCACCAGGCAACTGCGCCAAAGTGCCGTTGAATTTGCCGTTTAGTGTCCATTTTACAATTTGTCCATCTTCTCCCGCAGAGAGTAGCTGGTAATCACCATATTTGACTTTTCGGACTGATTTTTCGTGGATTTTGAATTTGCTAGGATTGGTTCCTGTGATGGTCCAAGTTTTTACATATCCTTGATTGTCTCCAACCGCGATATACTTGCCGTCTCGGCTGATATCAATGGTGTTAATTACATTGTCAATGTTAGGTATGGTGGTGAGAACACTAGCCAAGCGACCGTTCTGAATGGACGAAATGTCCCACACAATGATAGATTGATCTGCCGATGCACTTACCAATTTGCTTCCGTCTTGCGAAATAACCATGTCTAACACTACATTTTGGTGTCCTTTTAGACTAGTCAGTAATCTATTGTTGGCTAAATCGATAACTCGGATTTCGCCTATCGACTCCTTGTCACCTTCTTGATTGTCAAAATACCCTCCTAGGAAGAGGAACTTCTTGTCTTTGGATAGAGCGGAGGCATAGATTTTTCCGTTGACCCCATCCTGTCTTTCGAACCTGTATGTTTGATGCAACGAACCATCTGCTACATCCCACACTCTGACTGTTTTGTCTTCAGAAATCGAAAGTAATTTTTTACCATGGTCTATGAAGGATAGACCATGAATGAGACCTGAATGTCCTTGGTTGTCAATGATTAATTTTTGCGCATGAGTACTATATGCTATAAGGAGAATTGATAGGACTAGAGTTGTAACTCTCATAATAGGTTAAAGATTAGGATGCTTTTAGTTACTCAGAGTTGTGATCATTAGTCGTTTTTCTGCTTTCAAGGTTTCGGAGTTTTCAGATTTTTTGAACCCTCGAGTTTTTTGAATAATTGCTTCGTTGTTTTCGATGATGAAGTCATAACCATACTCTTTTCTAGTTTGCAGTGGTTCAAATGGTATGCTTTGGGCATTGAGTTGAAGAGTTTCAAATCCGAAAGGTTCTGTGCATTCAAAACTATCGGGCAATTCGTAGGCTTTGTTGACATACTCTCTACTGATGTAGTAATCATTGAGCAAGAGAACCTTACTGCCATCAGCCAAATGATAAATGAAGCGTAGATAGCACTCTCTATTGGCCTTTACGAACAGTTTCATTTCCTCACCGTTGGTGAAAATGAGGTTGTCGGTGCCTTTGTTAGTAAACACATCAAGGATCAACCCCCCACCTGTGATTTCATTTTGAGCAAACTGCTGCATGGATACCATGGCTTCTTGATAATTCTCAGGTTTGTAACTGATTTGATTGATATCCAAGGTGCTTTTGGGTAAAAAGCAATCTGCGCTGGCAATAGCTACCGAGCTAGTTTGGTTTCGCAGGATGGTGCTGATTTTGATTCTATCAGATTCTTCCCAGTAGTTTCCATTGAGGATATAAGCATCCTGATCAGTGCTGCCTGTACTAGCTACCCTGAAACCCAATTGAGTCAGTTTTTGTTCCAAACTGGTCTTCATTCTTCTAGAAAAGGAACTAGACATGGGAGTGTCTTGGTAGGTGAAATTGTTGACTCGCAGAGGTGTTTCCTTATTGTCTTCTAATTGACTGTTGAGCGCATAGGCGATGAAAAAAGCAGCATCATCCAGTTGGAATTGATCTGTGTTTCTTACAGCTCGGAGTTCATTGTCAATGTTGATTTTAAAGGTATTGACCTCATCTCTTTTGATAGCGGGATGGTTGTAATTCTCAGTGAGGGTGATCAACATTGTAGAACTTTGTTCTATGTTTTTGATCGAAGTTTGGAGTTGGTACAGTGTTTTGATTGCTCTTTCATTATCAGCTGCTGCAATTTGATTTTTGACGATTTGGTACTGTGTATGTACATAATCTAGGTCTCTAGCGATCTCATGGCTATAATAGTTGATAACATCTTGTTTTTTGGCATAAGAGAATGCGTAAGCAATTTTCTTTTTGGAATCGTAGTAGGTTTCGGTTTTGAGACCTGCTATAGTGGCATTGCTGACGGAGGTGCTTTTCTTTTTGAATTCTTCGTGGGTGTCGGCATTGACATTGTGTATGTTGAGTGTGCTGATACTTTTGATATCGACGAGGATACTTTCAGATAATTGATCTCTGCTGTAGTTTTTGAGTCTGAAAAGCAAATCTTCTTGAGACTCTTGGCTGTAGTGATTTTCTGATAAGAAGCCAACCAAATATTCCGTCTCTGGGTAATTGATGGTCCTACTCATATGATTGGTCCAAGAGGGCGCTTGACCAAGAACAGGGATGAAAGGAGTAAGGAGTAATAGAAAGAGGAGACCTTTATTCATTTTCAAATGCATTAAAAGTATGGGGAAGACGACCCTTCCCCATTATATTAAATAATCCTTTTTTAGAAGTTCATCAATTTGTCGAGTTTTTCTCTCGCTACATTTGTTTTGTCTTCTAATTCTTGTTTGATCACATCTTTGGCAGCATTTTTAGCCAATTCTTGGCTGTATGCTATTCTGATTTGGCATTCATAGTTTTTACCTTCTTTTCTATATAGCTCAGTAAGTGGGATCACGCGAGCCAATTTTTGAGCAATGATCTCAGTAGAGGCAGACACAGTTTGTTGGATAGTTGCTGCATCCTCTGCAGTCAGCTGCTCTGTAGCGATATTGGTCTCGATGATGGAAGCAATAGTTGAGCTGATTCTACCAGCTAAGTCTTGTTTTGCAATGGTCGAGGCTTGAAGTTTTGCTGCTGATTGAGTGCCTGCCAGTGAAGTTCCTGATCCAACAAAATACTCTGGATACCCTTCGTCATCTACCTGTGCTTCTTTCATCCAAGCAGTTTCGATTTGTTTGTCCAAAGGAAGTGTCCCTGGCTGTGTAAACCAACCGTCCTTTTCGATTTGCTTAGCTTCTTTTCTTGCTTCTTTGATAGCCTTGTCATTAAGTTCCTTCTTCAAGGCTTTTACATCTTTTTTGTCTTGCTGTGCCTGAGCAGAAAATGCAAAAAATAGAGCGATCAAAACTCCTAAAGCATATAGATTTCTAGTTTTCATGTTTATTGATTTTTATTGGATTTTTTAAACGACTCAATTTATGCACTAGAAGCTGAATTTTGAAAAATTATTCGATGAATAAAGTTCTCTAAACGTTCGCTATCTAGTGTGGTTCGAGGAATTAGTAATGTCAATCAAGGTAATTAAAATAATCAAAGACTAAATTTGCGGACAATGGAAGAAACGTACCTAGAGGAGGAAGAATTATTTGAGCATTACCGGATCATCGCTGACCCCAAGCAGGAGTTGTTGCGAATTGACAAATTCCTGATGGATCGCTTGCCAAATGTCACTCGCAACAAAGTGCAGGAGGGAATCAAAGATGGATCGGTCAAGGTCAATGACCTCATCGTCAAACCCAACTATAAGATACGTCCTGGTGACGTAGTAGTGGTAGCACTATCCGAACCACCAAAGGATACAGATATTATTCCTGAGGAAATACCGCTTAATATCGTCTATGAAGATGATGACTTGCTGGTGGTCAACAAAGAGGCTGGTATGGTCGTACACCCAGCCTATCAAAATTGGTCTGGTACGCTAGTTCATGCACTTACTTGGCACTTTCAGAACCTGCCCACCATGCCCAACAATGACGGTAGGCCAGGATTGGTTCACCGCATAGACAAAGATACTTCTGGACTGTTGGTGATTGCCAAAACAGAAAAGGCGATGACCAGTCTGGCCAAGCAGTTTTTTGATCACAGTATAGAGCGTACCTATTATGCGTTGGTATGGGGAGAGCCTACCGAGGAAAAGGGAACTATCAACGTAAATCTCGGAAGAAGTCTAAAGGACAGAAGAATCACAGCCCCATTTCCTGAAGGGGATTTTGGTAGGACGGCGATTACTCATTACGAAGTGATCAAATCTTTGAGATATGTTTCTCTCTTGAAATGCAACCTAGAGACTGGACGTACACATCAGATCAGAGCGCATCTCAAATATATTGGGCATCCATTGTTCAATGACGCGACGTATGGTGGAGACAAGATATTGAAGGGGACTACTTTTACCAAGTATAAACAATTTGTCGATAATTGCTTTAAAATGATACCAAGACAGGCTTTGCATGCCAAATCACTCGGTTTTGTACATCCGTCTACTAATAAATTTGTTCAGTTTGATTCAGAATTACCTTCTGATTTTCAATCGGTGATTGAAAAATGGGAGAATTATGTTAATACTATTGATTGATGCAACTCATACGATTCATTTGGTACTATTCCTTTTGGTTGTTCGTCCGTACCGCTCTTCACTTTTACTATAAGAAAATCAAAGTTGTAGGATATGAAAATGTCCCTAAAGGTGTGCCAGTGATATTTGGTGCCAATCACCAAAACGCTTTGGTTGATCCACTGTTGATGACCACTCATGTGTATCAGATGACGCATTATTTGGTGAGGGCGGATGTTTTTAAGAATCCTTTCGTTAAACGATTTTTGAATTCACTCAATCTCATGCCAGTATATCGGGCGAGAGATGGGGTCAATTCTGTCAAGGAGAATCAAAGGATTTTTCAAGCCTGTTTTGATGCCTTTAAGGCCAAAGAATCGTTGATGCTTTTTCCGGAGGGAACTCATGACAGCAGGTATGTAGTCAAACCGATGAAGAAAGGCATAGCGAGAATTGCCCTAGGAGGGTTGGCTCAGGCTGATGCACCGACGGAGTTGTACATCGTGCCGATTGGGCTTACATATTCTGGACAGTCTCAATTTAGGTCATCCGTCGTATTGCATTATGGCGATCCGATCAAAGTAGAGCCAAAACCCGAAACGCCTGAAAACATTGACGCTCTCAAAGATCAATTTGAATCTTCATTGAGTGATTTTCATGCTGCCTTGCCTGAGGATGGGTATGCTTATTTGGAGAAAGTATTCTTCCATGACCAAAGCCCTAAAAAGCTGATCTTAGATTATCAAAATATCAATCAACAAGCCAGAACCATTCAATTAAAGGCCACAGAGACAGAGAAGCAGGAGATTCTTGATTTGGGTAAACAATTGGAGAAAGGAGGATTGAATTTTCCGTTTGAGAAGAGAGAGCAACCGTTTTGGACGGCTCTTTTAGCGATGGTATTGAGCCCATTGGCTGCTGTTGGATTTGTGCTAAATTTCCCTATCATATTTATTCCCTGGAAGATCATGCGCGGAATCAAGGACAAGGTGTTTACTGACACAATTTATTTTGGGATTGGTCTAGTATTAGCACCGTTGATGTGGTGGAGTTATACCGTCTTGGCATATGCCCAAACAGGGTCATGGCGGGTGAGTGTCGTGGTGTTGTTTGTCGTTCCTGCTACTCTGTTAGCTTATGGCCGCTTTGACAAAGCCATGTATGTTTACTCACAAAACAGGAAACTTGCTAAATCAGTTGAACTTCGAAATCTCTATGGTCAGTTTGTACAAAAGGTGACACATTTGAAGAGCTATATCAAATGAGTTCTCCAGAGACGAATCTGTCTTTGCCGTTGATGTCTTGGTGTATCTGTACTTGACCATAGCCTGAGGTTGACAATAATTCTGCTACTTCAGTGCCGAATTTTTCGTTGATTTCGAAGAAAAGACAACCACCTCTTTTTAACGTACTTTTGGATCGTACAGCAATCGCTTCATAAAAAACGAGCGGGTGATTATCCTCTACGAACAGCGCCAAATGTGGCTCGTGATCCAAGACATTGGAGGTCATTTGTTGCTTTTCTCTATCTAAGACATAGGGAGGATTACTGATGATGATGTCCAAGTCCTTTTCATCCAAATCCTGATTGAGGATGTCTAATTGCCTGAAATCTATTTTGCAGCCCAATAAATCTGCATTTTTTTTTGCTACCTCCAGAGCAGGAATACTAATATCATAAGCGATTACTAGGCTGGTATTGATCTCTATGTATAGACTACAAGGAATACAGCCAGACCCAGTACCTATATCGGCTATTTTGACGTTTTTCCAGTTCTTATATTCTTTGATGATTTGGATCAGCGATTCTGTCTCTTGTCTCGGGATCAATACATTTTCGTTGACATAAAATTTTCGACCATAAAAATCTGCTTCTTCAAGAATATACTGGATGGGTTCTTGTTTTTGAAGTCTGGAGATCACTTGATGCAAATGTTCGACTTTGTTTTCCTCTACAGTTGATTCTTGATTGAGGATTAAGTCAGTTTGATTCCAATCAAAGATCTTTTCTAAGGCAATTTTACTGAGAGCTTCTGCTTCTTGCTGACCAAAAATAGGATAGAGTGTTGAAACCACGGATTGATGTGTCTCACGAGGAAAGATTACCTTCATGTGACAAAAATATGGAAAGAAAAGTATCTTTAAGCGATGATTGAAATGTCTGACCGAGAATTTATGCAGCGTGCTTTTGACCTAGCACTAAAGGGGCTAGGCCATGTGAGTCCCAATCCTGTAGTAGGCTGTGTGATTGTGCATGAGGGGCGCATCATAGGCGAAGGCTGGCATCAAAAATACGGAAAAGCACACGCAGAAGTCAATGCTATCAAGAGTGTAGAGGATCAATCACTGTTACCTAAGAGCACGGTCTATGTGACACTAGAACCTTGTGCGCATCATGGTAAAACACCCCCTTGTGTAGACCTTCTTGTCAAACATAAAGTCAAAAAAGTCATCATCGCCAACGAAGACCCTTTTCCATTGGTGAATGGAGGAGGAATTGCGAGATTGAAACAGGCAGGTATTGAAGTAGAGGTAGGCTTACTGGCAGATGTGGGACTAGAGTTGAATAGACGTTTTTTCAAGGCCATCACGACCAATCTGCCCTATGTGATTTTGAAATGGGCGCAAACAGCAAATGGCTTTGTGGCTAGAGAAAATTTTGATTCCAAATGGATCAGTAATGACTCTTCTAGGAAATTGGTCCATAAATGGAGAGCCGAGGAAGACGCCATTTTAGTGGGGAAGAATACCGTGAAGTTTGACAATCCAACCCTGAATGTCCGAGATTGGGAAGGAACCGATCCTTTGCGGGTGTACATCGACCGAAACCTGGAATTGGTGGATGAATACAATATCAAGGATGGTTCTATACCTACCATATGCTACAATACGATTCGGTCATCACACGATGGTCATCTGGAGTTTGTAAAGATTGAGGAAGATAGCTTTGTATTGGGCATCCTAATGGACTTGTATCAGCACAATATCCAATCAGTAATCATAGAAGGAGGGAGCACTGTGTTACGTGAGTTTATCCAAGCCAAACTTTGGGATGAAGCGAGAGTATTTGTTTCTCAAAAAACTTTTGAATCAGGCATATCTGCACCACGATTGATAGGCAATCAAATAGACTCGCAGGAGCTCGAAGGAGATGAATTGACCATTTTTCGTCCATATTAATACTAGGTTAATTAATCACAATTGTCTTTGGCTGGTTGGGTATTATACTATCTTACAGCTGAAGCAATGGCGATGTAGCCGTTGCACTACGCAAAAAACTAAAACATGGCGCAACAAGAAGACCTAGACTTTACTTACACCACCATCGACAAGATATTTCGTCTGAGCATGGGCGAAACGGGAGATTACAGTGGTGCCAAATACGATGGAGACTTCTCCATGTCACTTGAAGAAGCTCAAAAGGCCAAGCATAAGTTTATTGCGGATAGTTTAAATATTAAGGAGGGTAGCAAGGTCTTGGATATGGCCTGTGGCTGGGCACCATTCACCCGCTACATCGTCAAGGAAAGAGGAGCAACCAGTTTGGGGCTCACCCTTTCTCAAGGACAGGCTGATGCTTGCCAGAAGAATGGGTTCAATGTCATCGTAAGAGATTGTAGAACGGTCACTCCGGCTGACTATGGGACTTTTGATGCGATCACCTGTATTGGTGGATTGGAGCATTTTTGCTCAGTAGAAGAGTGGAGAGCGGGAA is part of the Reichenbachiella agarivorans genome and harbors:
- the prmC gene encoding peptide chain release factor N(5)-glutamine methyltransferase → MKVIFPRETHQSVVSTLYPIFGQQEAEALSKIALEKIFDWNQTDLILNQESTVEENKVEHLHQVISRLQKQEPIQYILEEADFYGRKFYVNENVLIPRQETESLIQIIKEYKNWKNVKIADIGTGSGCIPCSLYIEINTSLVIAYDISIPALEVAKKNADLLGCKIDFRQLDILNQDLDEKDLDIIISNPPYVLDREKQQMTSNVLDHEPHLALFVEDNHPLVFYEAIAVRSKSTLKRGGCLFFEINEKFGTEVAELLSTSGYGQVQIHQDINGKDRFVSGELI
- the ribD gene encoding bifunctional diaminohydroxyphosphoribosylaminopyrimidine deaminase/5-amino-6-(5-phosphoribosylamino)uracil reductase RibD — its product is MSDREFMQRAFDLALKGLGHVSPNPVVGCVIVHEGRIIGEGWHQKYGKAHAEVNAIKSVEDQSLLPKSTVYVTLEPCAHHGKTPPCVDLLVKHKVKKVIIANEDPFPLVNGGGIARLKQAGIEVEVGLLADVGLELNRRFFKAITTNLPYVILKWAQTANGFVARENFDSKWISNDSSRKLVHKWRAEEDAILVGKNTVKFDNPTLNVRDWEGTDPLRVYIDRNLELVDEYNIKDGSIPTICYNTIRSSHDGHLEFVKIEEDSFVLGILMDLYQHNIQSVIIEGGSTVLREFIQAKLWDEARVFVSQKTFESGISAPRLIGNQIDSQELEGDELTIFRPY